One Nematostella vectensis chromosome 10, jaNemVect1.1, whole genome shotgun sequence genomic window, CAATCAAAGATTTTAGGATGAAAATACTACCACTGTTCCATGCTCTTTTCTGAATCCTCCCTGCTCaggtttgattatttttctttcgacAAGGTAATTGTACAATCTGTTGTTCATTATGGATGTGAAAACTTTTCCTAGTGACGAGAGTAAGGTAATACCTCTAAAATTTTCCGGTTTACTAGGATCTCCTTTTTTCAGGATCGGTGCTATCAGACCATAACTCCAGCTAGATGGGTATTCCCCACtattcaaaattttattaaacaaaatttGTAATGGCTTTTTCAGAGTTTCTTCGCCGCACTTTAATACTTCGTTTAAAATATTATCAGCGCCGGGTGCTTTACCCGTTTTTAGACTTTTTATGGCGTTAGTTATTTCGAGTTCCGTGAATTCGTGATCCAATGGCCCTTGCCTATTGTTTATTCGCGTTTTTTCTACTTCTTCCATTGTATTTTGTGATTCTATTGTCGCGTTTAATTGTTCGAAGTGCTGATGAAAAACAGCAGCTTCTTCGGGTCTAATTTGATGTGATTGTTTATGTGTATTGCTGTTGAAAATCCTATTTATTTGTTTCCAAGTGTTTTTAGAGTTTCTGAAATCGATACTGTTtactatattattataatgcgTATACTTTTTCCGCCTACAGAGTTTTTTAAAAgacttctttttttccttcaaGACGGCTCCTAGCTCGCGTTGGTCAGGCTCCTTTGAAAGTAATTTGCCTAGTGAGcgtaaattttctttttcatttttacatTCCTTGTCGAACCACATTTTGTTAACGCTGCTCTCTTTAATGTCATTGTTTTGGTAGCGCAGTCCTGCGTTTTCGCATGCGGATAAGAGCGTTTCTGTAAAAAGATCTACTGATGTGTCTAcgcaattattatttaaagccgcatttaAATTTGTTTGCACTTCTTCGGACTCGAACAATAGCTTTAACTCGCTACTGATCTCGTTATTCCAGCGCAATCTTTTGAGCTCACTTAGTTGTACGTTTTCTGAATTATCCTTTTGTTTAAATGTAAATTTCAGGTTTAGACTGCATGAAAGCGAACAGTGATCAGTCAGGTGTGGCTCAAGCGGATTCACAATGAAATAATCAACAATGTCTAAACTTTCATTATTTACAATTATGTAATCAACAACGCTGCTTCCGTTGTATCGAAAGCAGGTTTTCTTACCTTCAAGGTCACCTACTACTCTGCCGTTCAAAATTCGCATATTGAGTGCAGTGCACGTTTCTATTAAATTTCTTCCTCGGCTGTCAATCACCTTAGAGTCTTGTGAATTTCTATTATTTGGAATATCAATTTGGTAATCTTTTGGTAGACCCATAAATTCGTCATTTTGTTCATCATCCAGAGCAAATTCTTGCAAAATACCCGTTCTTGCATTAAAGTCCCCTTGGATAATGACATCCCCCTTTAGAGAGAGCCTTAATATTTCAAATTCAAGTTCTTCTAGAATGTCTTCTTCATAATTATTACATCGCCCGTTTGCTGGGCTTAGATACACAGTTCCTAAATAAATGTCTTTTTGTaagttgaaaatatttttacacaaTTTAACCCATAGGACATTTTCATTATCTGttggtatatatttaactCCACTGGAAATATTTTCTCTGATGTACACGGCTATACCCCCCGATTTTTTGTATCTTGTTGAATCTCTATGTTTTACAAAATGTTTATAGTTGTTTATTTTGAGATCGGAATTTTGATTTGCATGCGTTTCCACTATCCCAAAAATGTCGTGTCTTTTAATAGTGCTTAAAGTATCATTAAATTTTAACTTATTTCCGACAACCCTACTGTTGAAACCGTTTAAGTTCCAACAACCAAAACGAATCTTTTTCTGATTACATGTgaattaaattatttaaacATATGCACTTATCTTGGACGGTGCGCAAACCCCTGTCTTTTGAGATATTCCGCCAATGCGTCAAGTGCTCGGAAAGGTGGTGGAAGTGTCGGAAATGCTTCATTATAGCTTGAATTCCATGGGGGTCTTTGTCTTCTTTGTCTGTTAAATTTCCTAGCTTGTTGTCCTTCTCGATTGGATTCCTTGTCTTCGCTTCTCAGACCAACTTGTACCTTGATGTTCGTCACTAACTTTTTGGTACCAACTTGATTGTTCAAGTGGATGTCATCGTAGAAGGAGTCCTCATCGATGTTTCCAAATCGGTCCGCAGTGACTTTTTGATTGTTGATGAAATTACATAATCCCTGATTGTTCCGACAGATTTCTTCGTAATAATAATTTACGTCATCTACTTTTACATTGTCTCCCTTGAGACTGTATAAAACTCCCGACACATAGATGTTTGCTTTCGGCCAACGTGATTTTAATTTCTGAACACATCTTTGCATGTTGTCAGCGATGTCTGTTGCTCTAGACTTCCTTAAATCATTTACCCCGGAGTGAACCACAATACATTCGTAGTCGTTTTTGTCTTCTTTTGTAAGCGAATCGATGTACTCCTCCATTTCCTGCGTTCCACCTTGTACGTATTGCTTATTTACAAATCGGCTTGGACAGAATCTACGGTTGTTTATACCTCTGAGAACGGAATCACCCAGTAGTAGAACTGGTCCATTACTACTGCCACTGGTTTGCGCAGCACTGCTTGGTTGATTGGGGCGATTTTCCCGTTGCTGAGTCCTTGGGTGGCTACTAGTATCCCGAGGTGTTTCAAGTCGGCTGTTTCTGTGACTAGCATACTGTCTGTTTATATCTATTGCCTCTCTCTGACCGGATTGCCGTGACTGATCAAGTATTTCAATTCGGTGACTTTCGCTGGTTTCTTGACTGCATACTTCAATTGCTTCCGTCTGTTCGCGTGAGTGGGTTGATTGCGTGGTCTCGTGAATCTGCGCCACTGATTCTTCTGTCTTTAGGAGTTGATCCTTAATTTCTCCTAAGTCGCCTAATATTTTGAGGATTGTTTCCGCTGTTGATGCAGATTTATTTTTGACGGACTTAAACTCGCTTGTTACTTTGTTTGACAGGTTGGAGACTTGTTTAGCGACATCTTTAATACTTTCGCTTATTTCAAACTTGAGTGAGTCGATTTGACTTTCACAATGCATCTTCACATCGGACAGACCATTCTTTATCTTCTGTTTCCAATCCTCCAAATCAATACTTTGCTCCCCAATCTCGATCGTATTTTTGGAAACTTGACTTTCTATTTTCGAGTTAAACTCTCTTTGAGTTGCCATAAAAGCTTCGATCTCTTCATAGCGAGCATCATGCATCGCTTTTTCGCCTTTCTCTTCGTCCTGTTTCTTGCTCGATTGTGATATCTCTTCGCCCGCTTCTGCTTGATCAGTTTCGGTCTCAGCATTTTCGTTATTGCCACTATTTGTGTTTACTAGATCGGTGAGTTTTGAGATATAACCATCTTTACCCGCACCTTGTATCTGGAGTGTATTCGTGCTGGTGTAGAAATTAACCGTCACCGATTCAAATTTAAGTACACTTGTTGCTCCTTTCCTACTTATGCTGACAAATTTGTCGTTATTTCCTTCCTCTAAGTAGGACAACAGAAATTCTTTTAGTTGATCAGAGTCTCTGCTCCATCTGAATTGCTTTTTCTTGTTAATACTTAATAGTTTCTTGTGCTCCGTTATCCCAACTATGTCCGCCATGACTCACTCCGTGCATACACGTACCACGTTAGAAATCCATGGTTCACCTCTCACTCGCTATTGTACTAACCCCACCCCCACTCATACTATAGTATGCATGCATCCCCTCTCGTAAGCCTATGGTTCACCTCTCACTCGCTATTGTACTAACCCCACCCCCACTCATACTATAGTATGCATGCATCCCCTCTCGTAAGCCTATGGTTCACCTCTCACTCGCTATTGTACTAACCCCACCCCCACTCATACTATAGTATGCATGCATCCCCTCTCGTAAGCCTATGGTTCACCTCTCACTCGCTATTGTACTAACCCCACCCCCACTCATACTATAGTATGCATGCATCCCCTCTCGTAAGCCTATGGTTCACCTCTCACTCGCTATTGTACTAACCCCACCCCCACTCATACTATAGTATGCATGCATCCCCTCTCGTAAGCCTATGGTTCACCTCTCACTCGCTATTGTACTAACCCCACCCCCACTCATACTATAGTATGCATGCATCCACTCTCGTAAGCCTATGGTTCACCTCTCACTCGCTATTTTACTTACCCCACCACttggcccgtacccaggatttttcttggaggggggggtgcgaaatccgaaaaagtggacgtaatttttccgggggggagggggagggagggagcgAGTTGTctcataaaaatctaaccaactccgaaagaacaaaaaaataggttttttttacgGAAGCCCAGCGGGGCCACTGCCCTATTCGGTTTCGCATTTCAATGTTTTGCAATCAACATcacgagtttgtattttgcttttgcgagtttgtattttgcttttgcgagtttgtattttgctttcgagtttgtactttgctttttgAGTTTGTATTTCGCtcttgcgagtttgtatttctattttgctagtttgtattttgcttctGAGTTTGTATCTCtattttgctagtttgtattttgcttctgagtttgtattttgcttttgcgagtttgtattttgcttttgctagtttgcattttgcttttgcgagtttgtactttgcatttgcgagtttgtattttgcatttgctagtttgtattttgcttctgagtttgtactttgcatttgcgagtttgtattttgcttttgctagtttgtattttgcttttgcgagtttgtattttgcttttgcgtgtTTGTAAATCAGTGAGAATTTCCAGCAATTCTACTTTTGgcaattatttcattttttgttgACGAAAAAAAGGATATTTCTAAATTTCAACTTCTCATTTTGactttgaattagaaaaatTGCTATGCTTTTTCGATATTGtcaattttcatttaaaaaaggaTATTTCCTACCtttatttaattgaaaattagAAACTTAAAAGAACTTCAATTTCACATTTGGATTTAGCCATTTTGAATATACCTAccattatttaatatttctgtttattttcatcAACAGAAAATAAGTCAGGGCGAATTTCCGGCAATTCTACTTTTGGCATTTAATTCATTTTTTGTTGACGAAAAAAGATTATTTCTAAATTTAAACTTGTCATTTTGACTTCGAAATAGAAAAATCCCTATGCTTTTTTCAATACTGtcaattttcattttaaaatttatattCCCTGCCTCATCCATTTCACATTTGGAtgcagccattttgaatattccTATACCATTTTATTATACGatatttctgtttattttcatcAACAGTAAATTAGTCATTAAGTCAATTTCTGGCAATTCAACGAACAAGGTCTATTTATTTCAAGCTTCTATTCATTTCCTCCAATCACAGGCGGGCTACTTAGTATAACCATCACCCTTTGCGGTGTACTGATTCCCgacttttttcttgaaaaaaaaaatcaaaatggcaGAATACTTGAACGAGAATCAAGAAGAGATAGAAAACCTGGTTAAACAAAATAAGTCCTACCAAGAAATAAGCAATTACTGACAGAAACGGGGCAGACGGGGCAGACGTTTGCTGTTCAGAAAGTTCTTGCGCACAACATAGATCTCGCATGCGTGTTCGATAAATGGCGCTTTACACGGGattattattcatttttattactGACAGAAAATATGCAAAATGTCGATTTTCTAGAGAAGGATTTTTCTGGAAAAAAGTCGCTAAAATACAGAAGATTTGGTGCTCCACGCGGGAGAAGAggtcaaaatcttgagactctcgcctaatgcgggagagttgacaggtaatatgtactttgcatttgcgagacGAGAGCAGAAGAGAAGGGGCGGCGGTCATTGGTCGGTGCAAGGAATATGCGAATGAGCTCGGTTTGGACCTGCCTCATTCCAAACCGACGATGGTAAACAGCCAAGCCAACAAAGAGGTGCCAGCTAAGAAGATCGAAGCGGAATTAAAGAATGCAGGAATAAAAAACGATTGTGTAGGGTGAGATTAGCAAGTTGGCAGGGAAAACTTGTAACGCAAAGTAGGGATGATGAAGAAACAGGGTGAAATGCTTCTCCTGTATGTCAGTATGGAAGACTGCACCTACCAGCACCATAGCGGGCCTACACGAGCTATATAAACAGATGCAACCAACAAAGGTTTATCATAAGAGCAAGACTGGGCTTTACACTGGTGACACTGTATCGAATGTACGGCAAAGACGGAAGATAATCAAGCTCATGTTCTTGCTGAATGCAGGTATGGCGTGACAcggaagccatttcgcagtcGAGACGGTCgttagaccgctaaccaatgagagagcgcCAGAAAGCAACGGGCCCCTGAAGGGTCTTttgcgagcaccccgtttttttatgcgagaccgagcatttttaggcggaaaaaattgcgcgagcatGCATTAGCCGAGCACATCGGAATTTCGAGGAACCATTCGGGGGCTCTAAAATCTGCTGTTCAAGCATCAAGCTGGTTTTAGGGATAACAACAACATACCGTTTTTACAGTAAGAGCTCCGGCGCTCATTAGATTTTTTCGACTCTCAgacggggcgcttattcgggtgCTCATTAATAGTTTTGGTTCAAGGGGTTGCTTATTCGGGGAGCGCTTATTCGAGTGAAAACGGTTGCTGATTTTAGCGCACATTAACTACCGCAAGGCTTTTGATCTGGTTGACCACCAAGTCCTACTGCAAATAATTGGCAGTCAATCAGCTATATGAAAAATCACTCCAGAAAATCCTTCTCTAGAAAATAGACATTTTGCATATTTTCTATcagtaattaaaaaaaaaaaaaatcccgtgTGAAGCGGCATTTATCGAACACGCATGCGAGATCTATATTGTGCGCAACAAGAACTTTCGGAACGGCAAACGTCTGCTGATTGGCTCAATGATAGCAGGGAATTCATTTAGCTGCTTTAGCTTGCGAGCCCGCTGTTGAGGGTAtacctacccctccccccacccgaaaaaatatacaaagtacaaactcgcaaaagcaaaatacaaactcgcaaatgcaaaatacaaactcgcaaatgcaaaatacaaactcgcaaatgcaaagtacaaactcgcaaaagcaaaatacaaactcgcaaaagccaaatacaaactcgcaaatgcaaagtacaaactcgcaaaagcaaaatacaaactcacaaatgcaaaatacaaactcgcaaaagcaaaatacaaactcgcaaaagcaaaatacaaactcgcaaaagcaaaatacaaactcgcaaaagccaaatacaaactcgcaaatgcaaagtacaaactcgcaaaagcaaaatacaaactcgcaaatgcaaaatacaaactcgcaaaagcaaaatacaaactcgcaaaagcaaaatacaaactcgcaaaagcaaaatacaaactcgcaaaagcaaaatacaaactcgcaaaagcaaaatacaaactagcaaaagcaaaatacaaactagcaaaagcaaaatacaaactcgcaaaagcaaaatacaaactagcaaaagcaaaatacaaactcgcaaaagccaaatacaaactcgcaaatgcaaagtacaaactcgcaaaagcaaaatacaaactcgcaaatgcaaaatacaaactcgcaaaagcaaaatacaaactcgcaaaagcaaaatacaaactcgcaaaagcaaaatacaaactcgcaaaagcaaaatacaaactagcaaaagcaaaatacaaactagcaaaagcaaaatacaaactagcaaaagcaaaatacaaactcgcaaaagcaaaatacaaactagcaaaagcaaaatacaaactcgcaaaagccaaatacaaactcgcaaatgcaaagtacaaactcgcaaaagcaaaatacaaactcgcaaatgcaaaatacaaactcgcaaaagcaaaatacaaactcgcaaaagcaaaatacaaactcacaaaagcaaaatacaaactagcaaaagcaaaatacaaactagcaaaagcaaaatacaaactagcaaaagcaaaatacaaactcgcaaaagcaaaatacaaactcgcaaaagcaaactacaaactcgcaaaagcaaaatacaaactcgcaaaagcaaaatacaaacacgcaaaagcaaagtacgaactcgcaaatgcaaagtataaactagcaaaagcaaaatacaaactcgcaaatgcaaaatacaaactcgcaaatgcaaagtacaaactagcaaaagcaaagtataaactagcaaaagcaaaatacaaactcgcaaaagcaaaatacaaactagcaaaagcaaactacaaactcgcaaaagcaaaatacaaactagcaaaagcaaaatacaaactcgcaaatgcaaaatacaaactcgcaattGCAAAGTATAAACTAGCAATTGCAAAGtataaactagcaaaagcaaagtacaaactcgcaaaagcaaaatacaaactcgcaaaagcaaaatacaaactcgcaaaagcaaaatacaaactcgcaaatgcaaaatacaaactcgcaaatgcaaaatacaaactcgcaattgcaaagtacaaacttgcaaaagcaaaatacatgatagcaaaagcaaaatacaaacttgcAAATGCAAAaaacaaactcgcaaatgcaaaatacaaactagcaaaagcaaaatacaaactcgcaaaagcaaaatacaaactagcaaaagcaaaatacaaactagcaaaagcaaaatacaaactagcaaaagcaaaatacaaactcgcaaaagcaaaataaaaactcgcaaaagcaaagtacaaactcgcaaaagcaaagtacaaactagcaaaagcaaaatacaaactagcaaaagcaaaatacaaactcgcaaaagcaaaatacaaactagcaaaagcaaagtacaaactcgcaaaagcaaagtacaaactcgcaaaagcaaaatacaaactagcaaaagcaaaatacaaactcgcaaaagcaaaatacaaactcgcaaaagccaaatacaaactcgcaaaagccaaatacaaactcgcaaaagccaaatacaaactcgcaaaagcaaaatacaaactagcaaaagcaaagtacaaactcgcaaaagcaaagtacaaactcgcaaaagcaaaatacaaactagcaaaagcaaaatacaaactcgcaaaagcaaaatacaaacccgcaaaagcaaaatacaaacccgcaaaagcaaaatacaaactcgcaaaagcaaagtacaaactcgcaaaagcaaagtacaaactcgcaaaagcaaaatacaaacacgcaaatgcaaaatacaaacacgcaaatgcaaaatacaaactcgcaaaagcaaagtataaactagcaaaagcaaaatacaaactagcaaaagcaaaatacaaactagcaaaagcaaaatacaaactcgcaaatgcaaagtataaactagcaaaagcaaaataaaaactcgcaaaagcaaattaaaaactctcaaaagcaaaatacaaacaacaaaagcaatacccaaactcgcaaaagcaaactacaaactcgcaaaagcaaactacaaactcgcaaaagcaaactacaaactcgcaaaagcaaagtacaaactcgcaaaagccaaatacaaactcgcaaatgcaaagtacaaactcgcaattgcaaagtacaaactcgcaaaagcaaaatacaaactcgtgATGTTGATTGCAAAACATGGAAATGCGAAACCGAATAGGGCAGTGGCCCCGCTGGGCTTCCGTAGTTTTATGacgcctttgcagtatctccacgggatgTTTATTGCCGGATTTGGCtccataccagagtgatctagcttatgaatTATGCATCCCTTCTCGTAAGCTATGGTTCACCTCCCCCTCTCACCTGCTATTTTATCCCccttccccacccccctgggtacgggcctgaccACCACTCATACTATAGTATGCACCTCTTCTCGTAAGCTATGGTTCACCTCCTCCTCTCACCTGCTATTTTATCCCCCTTCCCCACACCCTGCATTCTAAAGGTACCCCTCGCCCCTCTTACCGGCTATCGTATTCAGAAACATGAGGTACTCAAAGGTGGAGACCTCTCGCTTCTGCCATCGTGACGTCATCGTTGACTTTTCAAACAGCTGCTTGGGTGAGTACAGAGAGGAAGTTCTGTAAATGGGTACACGAACTTGTGAAATCTTTATATGGTgacattttgctttttatatGGGGGTGAAATTGAGATTAACCTCCTAGCGTGCAAAACTGAATTAGAAcctaaaaaatcataaaacacAACATTACACAACAAAAATCAGGTAAATGTCCGAATCCAATGCCAAATCCTCCCACaaaaggctgatttagacgGCACTATTTAGTCGTGCTGTATATCATAACGTTTGGCTTCACGCGGACGATAACCGtttatgaa contains:
- the LOC125573267 gene encoding uncharacterized protein LOC125573267, which encodes MADIVGITEHKKLLSINKKKQFRWSRDSDQLKEFLLSYLEEGNNDKFVSISRKGATSVLKFESVTVNFYTSTNTLQIQGAGKDGYISKLTDLVNTNSGNNENAETETDQAEAGEEISQSSKKQDEEKGEKAMHDARYEEIEAFMATQREFNSKIESQVSKNTIEIGEQSIDLEDWKQKIKNGLSDVKMHCESQIDSLKFEISESIKDVAKQVSNLSNKVTSEFKSVKNKSASTAETILKILGDLGEKTKTTTNVLWFTPG